In a genomic window of Halobiforma lacisalsi AJ5:
- the mnhG gene encoding monovalent cation/H(+) antiporter subunit G — MIRASLVIALVLVGVFFLTVGTIGLLRLPNVYNRMHATSKPTTLGTAAIFLAGFVQFGPGGEGLTALVGAVFLFLTVPTGAHMIARAAERIGVPFLGSVTWPDASQLAREEELRADAERGAETDAERQPEAGPGPDPAADEG, encoded by the coding sequence ATGATCCGAGCTAGCCTCGTGATCGCGCTCGTCCTCGTCGGGGTCTTCTTCCTGACGGTCGGCACGATCGGCCTGCTCCGACTGCCGAACGTCTACAACCGGATGCACGCCACGAGCAAGCCCACGACTCTGGGAACTGCCGCGATTTTCCTCGCGGGATTCGTCCAGTTCGGCCCCGGCGGCGAGGGACTGACGGCGCTTGTCGGTGCCGTCTTCCTGTTTCTGACCGTCCCCACCGGCGCACACATGATCGCCCGCGCGGCCGAGCGCATCGGGGTGCCGTTCCTGGGAAGCGTCACCTGGCCCGACGCCTCGCAGTTGGCTCGCGAGGAAGAACTGCGAGCGGACGCGGAACGCGGTGCCGAGACGGATGCCGAACGGCAGCCCGAAGCGGGTCCCGGCCCCGATCCGGCCGCCGACGAGGGCTGA
- a CDS encoding SHOCT domain-containing protein: MGLGEETDRRDREHDRGRTADLRENATGIASMLVTGLWLGAMFTGQSWWLAALLVGYIVVVPTVAILFGDEADREEWVDDWTSGERQGESERQRDRRRSGDAPSGFEADSREALETLRERYAAGELTDEGFERKLERLLETETLEDAEAWARDRDHNRDHDHDHDRDGERERTDRELETE; this comes from the coding sequence ATGGGACTCGGCGAGGAAACCGACAGACGCGACCGCGAACACGACCGCGGCCGAACGGCCGATCTCCGCGAAAACGCGACGGGAATCGCATCGATGCTCGTGACAGGCCTGTGGCTCGGCGCCATGTTTACGGGACAGAGCTGGTGGCTCGCCGCCTTGCTCGTCGGCTACATCGTCGTCGTGCCGACGGTTGCGATCCTCTTTGGCGACGAAGCCGATCGCGAGGAGTGGGTCGACGACTGGACGAGCGGTGAACGCCAGGGCGAGTCCGAGCGCCAGCGCGACCGACGTCGATCGGGGGACGCCCCCTCCGGATTCGAAGCCGATTCTCGAGAGGCGCTCGAAACCCTCCGGGAGCGCTACGCGGCCGGCGAGTTGACCGACGAGGGGTTCGAGCGCAAACTCGAGCGACTGCTGGAGACGGAGACGCTCGAGGACGCGGAGGCGTGGGCACGCGACCGGGATCACAATCGCGACCACGACCACGACCACGACCGCGACGGCGAACGGGAGCGAACCGACCGGGAACTCGAGACGGAGTAA